The Styela clava chromosome 2, kaStyClav1.hap1.2, whole genome shotgun sequence genome contains a region encoding:
- the LOC144432105 gene encoding uncharacterized protein LOC144432105: protein MMEKSLWDADAGITLSGANKYRNINPAGQSQALAEQSKELLQESKAKHQAMVAQVIDGWRGETDIEVNNAGNFYDEESFISSGVQCIEPQRRNFLDSLMCGWDEEECEETTEDQCSKLCRIETVSAYRWESPRNNSPEKSLFYYRLVESYVPLKYSVTKFCPCSKKAVDDSKASLPSSSEKGSLTEDCRPKVKSCINHDCKDMNEKDLVKGNGSMPISIINAKSGQNQEYKIESSDKSSNELSLDTSSSTMVYKNALDWAKTGDNHTVQNAISGIKGMFKAGELPCKRWRYQNSCAGSIRTAESCRKNKKEVVNSNKERKATQEKTVKRKMRTESPTLKFPSRNTKITRTGSHPMLTGLSPNPSTMTVNDDSLQLDFYNSFKYDNSTGSTSIVEKPQEYHTVGNTNGAVNVVSKPSSAKRPTWKP from the exons ATGATGGAAAAGAGTTTATGGGATGCTGATGCAGGCATTACGTTATCAG GTGccaacaaatacagaaatattaacCCAGCTGGTCAATCTCAGGCATTGGCTGAACAAAGCAAAGAACTTCTGCAAGAAAGCAAAGCCAAACATCAAGCCATGGTGGCTCAG GTTATTGATGGGTGGAGAGGAGAGACAGATATTGAGGTTAATAATGCAGGAAATTTTTACGATGAAGAAAGTTTTATTTCAAGTGGAGTTCAGTGCATTGAGCCACAGAGGAGAAATTTCCTCGATTCTTTAATGTGTGGATGGGATGAGGAAGAATGTGAAGAAACCACAGAGGATCAATGTTCAAAATTGTGCAGAATAGAAACAGTTTCAGCTTATAGATGGGAATCACCAAGAAACAATTCACCAGAAAAAAGTCTTTTCTATTACAGACTTGTAGAATCTTATGTTCCATTAAAATATTCCGTCACCAAATTTTGCCCATGCAGTAAAAAAGCAGTTGATGATTCTAAAGCTAGTTTGCCATCATCAAGTGAGAAAGGTTCCTTGACGGAAGATTGTAGACCGAAAGTTAAATCATGTATTAACCATGACTGCAAAGATATGAATGAAAAAGACCTAGTCAAGGGGAACGGTAGCATGCCAATTTCGATCATAAACGCCAAATCAGGCCAAAATCAAGAGTACAAAAT agAAAGTTCGGACAAATCATCGAATGAATTGAGCCTTGATACGTCTTCAAGTACAATGGTATATAAGAATGCCCTAGACTGGGCAAAAACGGGAGACAATCATACTGTACAAAACGCTATATCAGGCATCAAAGGAATGTTTAAGGCAGGAGAACTACCTTGTAAAAGATGGAGATATCAGAATTCATGCGCAGGTTCCATAAGAACAGCAGAGAGCTGTAGGAAAAACAAAAAGGAAGTTGTTAATAGTAACAAAGAAAGAAAAGCTACCCAAGAAAAAACAGTTAAGAGAAAG ATGAGAACAGAATCTCCAACTTTAAAATTTCCCTCAA GAAATACTAAAATCACTCGAACGGGAAGTCACCCAATGTTGACGGGTTTGTCCCCAAATCCTTCTACTATGACAGTGAATGATGATAGCCTTCAACTTGACTTTTACAACAGTTTCAAATATGACAACTCGACAGGATCAACTAGTATCGTAGAGAAACCACAAGAGTATCACACTGTGGGAAATACAAATGGTG ctGTAAATGTTGTATCAAAGCCATCCAGTGCCAAACGACCGACTTGGAAACCTTGA